A segment of the Nonlabens spongiae genome:
AAAGTGTCATTATCTGTGAACATCCAGATAATCCAAAACTTGAAGATTTACTTTCGAAAAAAAGAACAACTTTAAAGTTATTTTTTGAAGAACTAAAAATTGATGATAAAGGTGTCAATCGAACGAAAAGTAAGGAAATTAGGAAAGCAATAAGACAACATTTTTATGAAGATGAAATTCAAACTGAGACCAAGGAAATAAAAATTGACGGAAAACTGGATAACGAAGATAACAAAAAGAAAATATGGACTAACTTAAAAAAATACCTACCATTATTCTCGTTGTTCTTCGTTGATAAACCTCTAAATGATCAGGATTCTGACATACAAGATCCAATGAAAGAAATTATAAAAGAGGTTTTAAAACGTGACGAAATTCAACCTCTATTGGATACATTAAAAAATGCTGTTCAGGATGCTTCTACAGCAATGGCAGATGAAACAATTGAAAAATTAAACGAATTAGATTCCGAATTAGCTGAGACTTTAAAGTCTAACTTTCCAAAAGAACCTACCTGGAACTCAATATTTAAATTAACATTAGAAGATAATCGCGGCGTCCCCCTAAATAAAAGAGGAAGCGGGATGAGAAGACTAGTCTTATTAAGTTTTTTTAGAGCACAGATTGAGAAAAGAAGAACAGCTAATGCTCCAAATATAATCTATGCTCTAGAGGAACCCGAAACATCTCAACATCCAGATTTTCAAATTATGATAGTTAATGCATTGAAGGAATTATCAGAAACCGAAAATGCTCAAGTACTTTTCACTACTCATAATTCAAATCTTGCTAAGGAAATTTCAAAATCATCATTACGATATATTTATAAAGACGAGCAAGGTGAAAATCAGGTTGAAAATGGTACAAATGATGATGGAACTGATAATGAAAATATAATTGATAGAATTATAGAAACACTTGGAGCACTACCAGACCCAAAAAATAAAGTCCAGTGTTTAATTTTC
Coding sequences within it:
- a CDS encoding ATP-binding protein, coding for MKLNKVKLKNFRGYSKETEILIEDLNVLIGRNDVGKSSILEALDIFFNGKPDKNDLSIDHDNSQVEITCIFNDIPESLILDDTVKTSLKDEFLLNKEGNLEIKKKFPISRTGSVSEESVIICEHPDNPKLEDLLSKKRTTLKLFFEELKIDDKGVNRTKSKEIRKAIRQHFYEDEIQTETKEIKIDGKLDNEDNKKKIWTNLKKYLPLFSLFFVDKPLNDQDSDIQDPMKEIIKEVLKRDEIQPLLDTLKNAVQDASTAMADETIEKLNELDSELAETLKSNFPKEPTWNSIFKLTLEDNRGVPLNKRGSGMRRLVLLSFFRAQIEKRRTANAPNIIYALEEPETSQHPDFQIMIVNALKELSETENAQVLFTTHNSNLAKEISKSSLRYIYKDEQGENQVENGTNDDGTDNENIIDRIIETLGALPDPKNKVQCLIFVEGENDINGLINYSKLLNAHDSEILNLENNEKIAFIPTGGSQLKYYIEKKYLDGLIQAQVHIYDSDVAYYIQSIKDLNAEGNPNKVGYNTSKLELENFLHPDAINECYKELNIPIEITEVLDREDVPKKVAKAVHNTNGDTEWEKMHPDKAKLAEKQKKNYLKPNASLII